The following are encoded together in the Ignavibacteriales bacterium genome:
- a CDS encoding ABC transporter permease, translating into MKTSQVFSLSLQSLKNNKLRTSLTILGIVVGIFSIIVIMTIITMLQNSIESGLSMLNKNTFQIEKFSRMQEGGADAERILRNRKDLTIEDAERLKSLLTQAMYVGAEQWHFDIVIKYGNNETNPNISVTGITTDAMKTNNWNVEYGRDFMETDIQYSTNVCLLGYDIVDKIFGQINPVGLTVRVDGRPIKVIGVLERQPAMFGSSRDNFVVMPISTFQSFYGKYNNSVNITVMSHSKADYDEVIESAIGYMRTIRKVPAGEENDFSIFSNDSLIGQVNDITGGIRIGALVISIIALIAAGIGIMNIMLVSVTERTREIGIRKAIGAKRKNILMQFLFEAIVLCLIGGVIGIVIGVGLGNFAGSFLNAQSAIPIDWILIGLSLCVMVGLIFGTYPAYKAANLDPIEALRYE; encoded by the coding sequence GGGTATAGTTGTAGGAATTTTTTCTATCATTGTCATCATGACAATCATTACAATGCTTCAGAACAGTATCGAAAGCGGTTTGTCAATGCTGAATAAAAATACTTTTCAGATAGAAAAGTTCAGCAGAATGCAAGAAGGTGGTGCGGACGCCGAAAGGATATTGCGTAACAGAAAAGATTTAACAATAGAAGATGCCGAAAGATTAAAATCGCTTCTGACGCAAGCTATGTACGTCGGTGCCGAGCAGTGGCACTTTGATATAGTAATTAAGTATGGTAACAATGAGACTAATCCAAATATCAGCGTAACAGGAATTACCACTGATGCGATGAAAACAAATAACTGGAATGTTGAATATGGTCGTGATTTTATGGAAACAGATATTCAGTATTCGACTAACGTTTGTTTGCTTGGCTATGATATAGTTGATAAAATATTCGGTCAAATAAATCCCGTAGGGCTTACTGTTCGTGTTGATGGCAGACCTATAAAAGTTATAGGTGTGCTGGAAAGACAGCCTGCTATGTTTGGTTCAAGCAGGGATAATTTTGTTGTTATGCCTATCTCTACATTTCAAAGTTTTTACGGAAAGTATAATAACAGTGTAAACATAACTGTGATGTCCCATAGTAAAGCCGATTATGACGAAGTGATAGAATCTGCAATTGGATATATGCGTACTATCCGTAAGGTTCCTGCAGGTGAAGAAAATGATTTTTCTATCTTCAGTAATGATTCACTGATTGGTCAGGTTAATGATATTACAGGTGGAATAAGAATTGGCGCTCTTGTTATTTCAATCATCGCACTTATAGCTGCAGGAATAGGGATAATGAATATAATGCTCGTATCTGTAACCGAAAGAACCCGCGAAATAGGGATTAGAAAGGCGATAGGCGCAAAGAGAAAAAATATTTTAATGCAGTTTCTCTTTGAAGCGATTGTGTTATGTTTAATTGGCGGAGTGATCGGAATTGTTATCGGGGTGGGGCTTGGAAATTTCGCAGGAAGTTTTTTAAATGCACAGTCTGCAATTCCAATTGATTGGATTTTAATTGGTCTTTCGCTGTGTGTTATGGTGGGGCTTATCTTTGGAACTTATCCAGCGTATAAAGCAGCAAACTTAGATCCAATCGAAGCTCTGAGATATGAGTAA